In Defluviimonas aquaemixtae, the sequence CTGCCGTATGTGTCTCTGTCGCGCAGCACGGATGATGCCGTTCGAACGCGTTCTGGCCGTTATCCGGCACGGCGTACTCCTTTCGATGCAGACCCTATCAGATTTGAGAATGGAGAACCTCCTAAGTTTTCCAGAATGGCTCTCATGCAATCGGAAGGAACGAATGACACCTGTGACCCGCGATGTGTGAGTTCGGTTGCCATCAAATTTTGCAACTGCAGCGAAAGGCAACTATGAGGGCTGCACTGCAGCATCTTGAAGCTCGGTCGAAGGTCCGGATTGGGCCGTGCACGAGCGGCAGCGCAATTCTGCACTCACATATTGCACTCGCTTTCATCTGAGCGTTTTGGGCCCGAAGCTTTCGACTTCTGCGACCGGACTTGGATGCTGTGATCGACCTTCGGACCGATCCGACGGTGAGGCTGCAGCGGGAGTGCATCGCGCCTTCGTACTGGCTTTAGGACGCGCGCCAAGCCTGCACCGCCGGATGGCTCGCTACGCCGTGCGCCACAACCTGAATGCGCGCATAGGGATCAAGAACCGTGGTCGGGATATCGTCGAAATTGCCGCCCCGAAGGGCCTTTTCAATCATGTGAATCTTGATGTCGGCAACCGCGGGCTGCGTTGTGCCGACAAATGGACTGTCGCCAATCAGACCTTCGATGCCTTGGGCCCAGTGAGGGATGAAGCCATCCGCCAGCGCTTGCCGCGCCGTCTTCCGTTCCGCTGCTTGGGTCAGCCGCGAGGTGGCCGAGATGCGGTGTCGCAAGTCCTCGCAGGCTTCCAGCACGGCATCGTGCCGTGCCGCATCCCAGGGATCATCCGGATGAAGGCCGTGCAATCGCCCGATCAACCTCAGGATCGCGTTAGTTTGTGCAAAGATCCCGTGGCCAGGAACTTCCAAAACGGGCAAGGAACCGAACGGCAGTTCAGTCTTGATGCCGGCAAACTCGTCGCGACCGATACGGTCATCGTCAAATGGCACCCCGGCGATCAACAGCGCAAGCCTCACTTCCTCGCCACGGCTCCCGGCAAAATCGAAATAGCGGACGATGGGATTGGACATCGTGATGCTCTCCTGTGGGCCCTCGAGAAGTATGGTGCGCGTCATCCCTGCAACAACGCGGCTATGGATCTGGCAGCGCTGCCAGTCCGAGCAAGATCATAACCGATCTTTCATTCGACGTCGGTGACTAAATGGGCACGCATTTTGGTGGCAGCTGTACCCTTGCCCTGGCGCGACTCAAAGACACTGGTAACACTATCGGGCGCGGGTATCCCTATGCCGCTCAATGTCCGAATTCTCGAACGCTGGACAAATGGGTACTGCCCGCAAAGAGCCGACCCTCACTGCAGACGGCGCCAACGGCGGCTCTGGGCCGGTCATGCACTAACAATCAACATGGACCAGTCAGATCGGGCTGCTCAGAAGAGCGGGTTCATTTCCGACGTCTGCCGGCATTCGACCGAGATGTTGACGACGGCGTGTGTCACCTCGGCTAGGAGGGGCGCAAGCGTCGGCAGGCCGTCATCGTTCCGGAGCAGGGGCCGGTCGGGCGTCTGCGCTGCAGCAGTTGAGGCTGCCAGTGTCAAAAACGCGCAAAGCGTCGTCAGAAGCCGGCCAGATACCCAAATCGGGAAACGCATCTACTCCTCCGTGCATGGCTGGAAAGTAGGCGGCCGGACTCGACCGGCCGCCAGTTGCGTCAGGCAGCCTTGACGGGAATGCGCTTGACCTTCGCTTGCGCTTCGGGCGTCTTCGGCAGCGTGACCGTCAGAACGCCGTTCCTGAACTTGGCATCGGCCTTGTCGGTATCGACGCCCGGCGGTAGCGGGATGGTCCGGTAGAACGCACCGTAGGCGCGTTCGGACATGTACAAGCCCTTGCGCTTTTCCTCGTGTTCAACCTTCTTCTCGCCGCGAATGGTCATCGCGTCGCCCGAGAGCGAGATGTCGATGTCCTTGTCGGTCATGCCCGGAAGTTCGACCGTCACCTCGACATTCTTGTCGGTTTCCGACACGTCGGTGCTCGGCCCGAACATGCCCACGACATTGCTGCGACCGTTCCAGCCGCTCTCGACCTTCTGCCAGAAGGACTCGAACACATTGTTGATGTCGCGCTGAAGTACGGCGAGCGGATTGGGCTCGCGGCCTTCCGGCGCGCCCGGGGTCTTTTCCTTATCACGACCCCAGGGGATGAGATCGCTGATCTGCATCATGATTTCCTCCTTTCCGGTTCGCGAGAAGCCAGCCCGTCACGCCGCCTTCACCGAGATTTTCTTCGGCTTGGCCTCGGCCGCGCGCGGCAGTTCGAGCCGCAGGACGCCGTTCTTGAAGTCAGCCTTGATCCTTTTCTGGTCGACTTCGTCTGAAAGCGTGAAGACCCGCAGATAGTCTCCCTCGCGATATTCCTGCGAAAGCCGCCGATAGCCTTCCGGCGCGTGCGGCCTGACGCGGCCCTGGAGCGTCAGCACCTGGCGCTCGAGCGTCACTTCCACGTCATCGGGCGCCACGCCGGGCATGTCCGCCTTGATGACCGTGACATCGCCCTGAGCGAAAATGTCCACCGCAGGCGTAAACGCCATGGCGGTGCGGTCAGAATCCTCGCCGCTGCGCGCGATGTTCCGGCCGGCTTGAGTGGTAAGTTCCTGTGCCATCTTTTCCTCCTTTCCCATTCTCGATCAGGACGCCCTGATTGTGATGCGCTTCGGCTTGTCCTCTTCCGGCCGCTGCATCTCGACCGTCAGGACGCCACTCTGGAACCGCGCCTCAATCCGCTCCGGGTCGATGCGGAACGGCAGTTCGACCGAGCGTGTGAACGAACCGACCGGGCGTTCGCGACGGTGCCAGACCATGCCATCGTTAGCCTCATGATCCGGATAGGTACCCCTGATCGTAAGCGTGGTGTCCTTGACAGTTAGTTCGATATCGCCCTCGGCGAGGCCTGGCAGTTCCGCCGTCATCACGACGCTGTCCTGGCCAGCCCAGAAGTTTACCGGCGGATATGTCGCCGGTCGATCGGGCGCGCGGATGCCGTCAAAGAGACGGTTCATTGTGCTCTGCATCCGACGCATGTCGGCGAAGGGATCCGCCGGACTGAACGGTGCGAAAACTGTTTCAAGCATTGCAGTCCTCCTTTTCCAACTCGACTTTGACCGACTGACTGGGCCTGGCCGCACGACATGCGAAACCGCGCGCCGTCACAGCCGGGGCAGACAGTCGATATGTTCGGAGAAGCCGGAAAGGCAGGTCTCAGGCCGTGACACTGCTCGCACTCCCGGGGCGGCGCCTGCGCGAGCGCCACGAACCGGTCTGGCAGTCAAAGGGACGGGCGCGTTTTGCCACCCATCCTCTCTTCCACTACCCGGGGACCCGCCTTGGCGTCCCCGCAATTTCAGGTGGTGAGCGGTAATTTTCTTGTCAAGACCCCTATGGAAAGATGGACAACTGGCGGCAATGCAGGGAACGAGTCTGCGCGATCAGCCGGTCGACCGCAGGGAAAATGAGCTGCCAAGCTCAGTAGTTTGCAGCGTCGTCTCCGTTCAATGCCGACACCCGCCGCAGGTCGGCCAGCAGTTCCGCCCGGGCTTGTGGTCGGGCTTTGGGCGGAAGACGCAGGACATAGCTCGGATGCCAGGTCAACAGCACCCTCCCGCCATCGCGGGCGGTCTCGACTCGCCCGCGGCGCGCGCGCATCGGGCTGTCGTCGCTGGTCAACGAATAGGCCGCGGATGCGCCAAGCGCGACCGTCAGGCGCGGCGCGATGAGGCGGCGTTCGAGGTCTAGCCACCAGCGGCAATGCTCGATCTCGCCCCGGCTCGGGTTCTGATGCAGCCGCCTCTTGCCTCTGGGCTGGAATTTGAAATGCTTGACCGCGTTTGTCATCCACGCGCGGCCGACCTCCGCCTCTTTCATCACGGTGCGCAGCAATTGCCCAGCCGGGCCGACGAAGGGCCGGCCGGCAAGGTCTTCCACGTCGCCCGGTTGTTCGCCCACAATCATCAGCGCGGCCTTCGGATCGCCTTCGCCCCAGACCGTCTGCGTCGCCGCCTCGCACAGGCCGCAGCGGCGGCACTGCGCAGCGGCCCGCCGCGCATC encodes:
- a CDS encoding glutathione S-transferase family protein, coding for MSNPIVRYFDFAGSRGEEVRLALLIAGVPFDDDRIGRDEFAGIKTELPFGSLPVLEVPGHGIFAQTNAILRLIGRLHGLHPDDPWDAARHDAVLEACEDLRHRISATSRLTQAAERKTARQALADGFIPHWAQGIEGLIGDSPFVGTTQPAVADIKIHMIEKALRGGNFDDIPTTVLDPYARIQVVAHGVASHPAVQAWRAS
- a CDS encoding Hsp20/alpha crystallin family protein; translated protein: MMQISDLIPWGRDKEKTPGAPEGREPNPLAVLQRDINNVFESFWQKVESGWNGRSNVVGMFGPSTDVSETDKNVEVTVELPGMTDKDIDISLSGDAMTIRGEKKVEHEEKRKGLYMSERAYGAFYRTIPLPPGVDTDKADAKFRNGVLTVTLPKTPEAQAKVKRIPVKAA
- a CDS encoding Hsp20/alpha crystallin family protein, whose amino-acid sequence is MAQELTTQAGRNIARSGEDSDRTAMAFTPAVDIFAQGDVTVIKADMPGVAPDDVEVTLERQVLTLQGRVRPHAPEGYRRLSQEYREGDYLRVFTLSDEVDQKRIKADFKNGVLRLELPRAAEAKPKKISVKAA
- a CDS encoding Hsp20/alpha crystallin family protein, which encodes MLETVFAPFSPADPFADMRRMQSTMNRLFDGIRAPDRPATYPPVNFWAGQDSVVMTAELPGLAEGDIELTVKDTTLTIRGTYPDHEANDGMVWHRRERPVGSFTRSVELPFRIDPERIEARFQSGVLTVEMQRPEEDKPKRITIRAS